The following are from one region of the Hyla sarda isolate aHylSar1 chromosome 6, aHylSar1.hap1, whole genome shotgun sequence genome:
- the LRRC10B gene encoding leucine-rich repeat-containing protein 10B has product MGGCGSVPTVAGEVVNEPLPEDTEEQLSTGDGTLEFSGRKMARLPASICTLTDQLYKLYLSGTMVSEIPDDLYQLHNLRTLALDANKLPELPEAVCSLPHLGRLYLGANRLQGLPPSFARLQTLRTLWIERNFLHHFPRVLLNLPALRCLQMGDNRLKSLPGDIATCMPGLRGLWLYGNRLEHVPKVLLRLHDLEILDLDKNKIAVFPDMSGMKGLRLLSYDHNPVNAPPKVRETVTLVGEGAQEFMEEREERRKQIEEEEMEQREREQEEEAQKAEEVAEGEGEGEQEEEYEEQVEEKENHHTDYYSGDQEEDYYPDEEGYYKDEEEEGYYPSEGENYYVRGIY; this is encoded by the coding sequence ATGGGAGGATGTGGATCGGTGCCAACGGTGGCAGGAGAAGTTGTAAATGAACCTTTACCAGAAGATACAGAGGAACAACTAAGTACAGGAGATGGCACCTTGGAGTTCAGTGGACGCAAAATGGCACGACTGCCTGCTTCAATATGCACACTTACTGATCAGCTCTATAAATTGTACCTGAGTGGCACAATGGTAAGTGAGATACCTGATGACTTATACCAACTCCACAATCTACGCACATTGGCACTTGATGCCAACAAATTACCAGAGTTGCCAGAGGCTGTGTGTTCACTACCCCATTTGGGACGTCTCTACTTAGGGGCAAACCGACTTCAGGGtctccccccatcttttgcacgtCTCCAGACTTTGCGTACTTTGTGGATAGAGCGTAACTTTTTGCACCACTTTCCACGAGTATTGCTGAACCTGCCTGCCCTGCGATGTCTACAAATGGGTGACAACCGGCTTAAGAGCCTTCCAGGAGATATTGCAACTTGTATGCCAGGTCTCAGAGGTCTTTGGCTCTATGGAAATAGACTGGAGCATgtaccaaaggtccttttacgCTTACATGACTTAGAGATCCTGGATCTGGATAAGAACAAGATAGCTGTATTTCCAGACATGAGTGGTATGAAGGGACTGCGTCTTCTTTCTTACGACCACAACCCTGTTAATGCACCACCCAAGGTAAGGGAGACGGTTACATTGGTTGGTGAGGGTGCCCAGGAGTTTATGGAAGAACGTGAGGAACGCAGGAAGCAGATTGAGGAAGAGGAGATGGAGCAGCGAGAAAGAGAGCAGGAAGAGGAGGCACAAAAGGCGGAGGAGGTGGCAGAAGGAGAGGGTGAAGGGGAGCAAGAGGAAGAATATGAAGAGCAGGTGGAAGAGAAGGAAAACCACCATACTGACTATTACTCTGGTGATCAGGAAGAAGACTATTATCCAGATGAGGAAGGGTATTATAAGGATGAGGAAGAGGAGGGATATTACCCTAGTGAAGGAGAAAACTACTATGTGAGAGGAATTTATTGA